From a region of the Balaenoptera ricei isolate mBalRic1 chromosome 11, mBalRic1.hap2, whole genome shotgun sequence genome:
- the DNPH1 gene encoding LOW QUALITY PROTEIN: 2'-deoxynucleoside 5'-phosphate N-hydrolase 1 (The sequence of the model RefSeq protein was modified relative to this genomic sequence to represent the inferred CDS: inserted 1 base in 1 codon), with product MRWPGGGGEQCIRSGGPRLLPGRVKEVREAVDSHTWVRLTSPFHKCGHSCTGAPQAGRVTCRRRAPPGAGKEVRRRRRPERGEPGRPSLYFGGSIPGGREDRELYGRIVSRLRRFGAELTEHVATADQGARGEEAAGGDRLIHERDLAWLQQAEEVAQPSLGVGYELGRAVARNKPVLCLFRPQSGRVLSATIRGAAEGSRVQVWGYEAEEAAAXLDGYFAADPPEREAAPLTPPLDLTPAY from the exons ATGCGGTGGCCTGGGGGCGGCGGGGAGCAGTGTATAAGATCGGGAGGACCCCGCCTTCTGCCTGGACGAGTTAAAGAAGTCCGGGAGGCGGTGGATTCCCACACGTGGGTACGGTTGACGTCTCCATTTCACAAGTGTGGACACTCCTGCACCGGAGCCCCGCAGGCGGGCCGGGTCACGTGCCGTAGGCGGGCGCCCCCTGGCGCGGGGAAGGAagtgcggcggcggcggcggccggagcGCGGGGAGCCGGGCCGCCCCTCCTTGTACTTCGGCGGGAGCATCCCCGGCGGACGCGAGGACCGGGAGCTGTACGGGAGGATCGTGTCGCGGCTGCGGCGCTTTGGGGCGGAGCTCACCGAGCACGTGGCGACCGCCGATCAGGGCGCGCGCG GGGAAGAGGCTGCTGGGGGCGACAGGCTCATCCATGAGAGGGACCTGGCCTGGCTGCAGCAGGCAGAGG AAGTGGCCCAGCCCTCTCTGGGTGTAGGCTACGAGCTGGGCCGGGCCGTGGCCCGCAATAAACCAGTCCTGTGCCTGTTCCGCCCGCAGTCTGGCCGAG tgcTCTCAGCCACGATCCGGGGAGCAGCCGAAGGCTCGCGGGTCCAGGTGTGGGGCTACGAGGCAGAAGAGGCAGCGG TGCTGGATGGATACTTTGCAGCGGATCCTCCCGAGCGGGAGGCTGCTCCCCTGACCCCCCCACTTGACCTCACCCCAGCTTATTAA